A section of the Zygosaccharomyces rouxii strain CBS732 chromosome B complete sequence genome encodes:
- a CDS encoding uncharacterized protein (weakly similar to uniprot|Q05924 Saccharomyces cerevisia YLR361C-A Identified by expression profiling and mass spectrometry), which translates to MSDPSHTHNDQPKDPQFAQKEAHLEEDPTLKLERAGKIKELNAASLRKPHARSFGKSFQVPDERQERNNAGGLLRNDGHRPGN; encoded by the coding sequence ATGTCTGATCCCTCTCATACTCATAACGATCAGCCTAAGGATCCACAGTTTGCCCAGAAGGAAGCTCATTTAGAAGAGGACCCTACTTTGAAGCTTGAGCGTGCTGGTAAGATTAAGGAACTGAATGCAGCTTCGCTGAGGAAACCACACGCAAGATCGTTTGGTAAGTCTTTCCAAGTACCAGATGAACGACAAGAGCGCAATAATGCCGGGGGGTTGTTAAGAAACGATGGCCATAGACCTGGTAACTGA
- the DCR2 gene encoding phosphoprotein phosphatase (similar to uniprot|Q05924 Saccharomyces cerevisiae YLR361C DCR2 Protein involved in cell cycle regulation) translates to MSIISKRYLRYLPYILLFVFIEKSILFVPWRQSNFPFHKRVDHIRTHSNVREWLRSNSLEHIDEYDHVAVNVGIVQCFHLGDWWSRCSVRNELRKDAISSRRKVIWKDLLGPTRFKWVGFSDYLFYDTLSVYDLSQLEEEDKGKQVLLISISGEPVEGEGNSEIVDTFYVNYVPLQIENLVNGRPVISDISVLFGEDCVDPRKNWELDRSWVFKMGEFPSFITTRRLSTKYLEDWRPRLTVGEDGAYKIVQLADLHFGVGKGECLDEFPAHDHCEADPKTTKFVEEVLDIEQPDMVIFTGDQIMGSRSKQDSETALLKTLAPVISKGIPWAMVWGNHDDEGTLNRWELSKFVNDLPLSLFMVGPKDTADNTFGVGNYFHQVMDFENRQPVLTFYFLDSHKYSTTGKIFPGYDWIKEDQWDYFKRIYDEKLYQHIRNTQKPHLSMAFFHIPTPEYLHEASRERPGESNPIIGNPMEGVTAPRYDSKAAAALAHMNVQAASCGHDHSNDYCLLDDSSPQKIWFCYGGAVGEGGYGDHNDGYERRVRIYHFETKDGNIYTWKRLNSSPINYFDYQLIASGGVSKTG, encoded by the coding sequence ATGTCGATTATATCGAAACGTTATCTGAGGTATCTGCCCTATATACTACTATTCgttttcattgaaaaatctataCTATTTGTACCCTGGCGCCAATCGAATTTCCCCTTCCACAAAAGGGTCGATCACATAAGGACACATTCGAATGTGAGAGAATGGCTAAGATCTAATAGTTTGGAGCACATCGATGAGTACGATCATGTAGCAGTCAACGTTGGTATTGTCCAATGTTTCCATCTAGGAGACTGGTGGTCACGCTGTAGCGTTAGAAACGAATTAAGGAAGGATGCTATTAGTTCACGAAGAAAAGTCATATGGAAAGATCTATTGGGACCCACGAGGTTTAAATGGGTTGGGTTCTCGGATTACTTGTTCTACGATACTCTAAGCGTTTACGATCTTAGTCAGTtggaggaagaagataaGGGTAAGCAGGTCTTATTGATATCGATATCCGGAGAGCCCGTCGAGGGAGAAGGGAATTCAGAAATAGTTGATACATTCTATGTTAATTATGTGCCCTTGCAAATagaaaatttggtgaatgGCAGGCCAGTCATCAGCGACATTAGCGTTttatttggtgaagattGCGTGGACCCTAGAAAGAATTGGGAATTAGATAGATCATGGGTTTTCAAAATGGGAGAATTCCCCAGTTTTATCACCACTCGGAGACTCAGCACGAAATATTTAGAAGATTGGAGACCACGTTTAACCGTTGGGGAAGATGGTGCTtacaaaattgttcaattaGCAGATTTGCATTTTGGTGTCGGAAAGGGTGAATGTCTCGATGAGTTTCCTGCTCATGACCACTGTGAAGCTGATCCTAAGACCACTAAATTTGTGGAAGAGGTGTTGGACATAGAACAACCAGACATGGTTATATTTACGGGTGATCAAATCATGGGTAGTAGGTCTAAACAGGATTCAGAAACGGCATTGCTTAAGACTTTAGCACCTGTCATATCTAAGGGTATTCCCTGGGCAATGGTGTGGGGGAATCATGACGATGAAGGAACTTTGAATCGTTGGGAGTTATCGAAATTTGTAAATGACTTACCCCTATCATTATTTATGGTTGGTCCTAAAGATACAGCGGATAATACATTTGGTGTCGGTAATTATTTCCATCAGGTTAtggattttgaaaatagaCAGCCGGTATTAACTTTTTATTTCTTAGATTCTCACAAATACTCTACTACTGGTAAAATTTTCCCAGGTTACGATTGGATTAAAGAAGACCAATGGGAttattttaaaagaatatatgatgaaaaattgtatcaACATATTAGGAATACTCAAAAACCACATTTATCTATGGCGTTTTTCCATATCCCCACACCTGAATATTTGCACGAGGCTTCGAGGGAAAGACCTGGTGAATCTAATCCCATCATTGGAAACCCCATGGAAGGTGTTACGGCGCCTCGATACGATTCAAAAGCTGCGGCCGCCTTAGCACACATGAATGTACAAGCTGCATCCTGCGGTCATGATCACTCTAATGATTACTGTTTATTGGACGATAGTAGTCCTCAAAAGATCTGGTTCTGTTATGGTGGTGCCGTTGGTGAAGGCGGTTACGGCGATCACAATGACGGGTACGAGCGTCGTGTAAGAATCTATCATTTCGAAACTAAAGACGGGAATATTTACACTTGGAAAAGGTTGAATAGTTCCCCTATAAATTATTTTGATTACCAGCTCATTGCGTCCGGCGGTGTTTCAAAAACTGGATAA
- the VPS38 gene encoding Vps38p (similar to uniprot|Q6B1J7 Saccharomyces cerevisiae YLR360W VPS38 involved in vacuolar protein targeting), whose amino-acid sequence MGQYLLKRRLRHVRSVKISNLCVGQRNSQQLMWFPSYFIVIENGKGQTLYVSEVQQGSLYSVQFNELPPQDSPLTHFTLRLVAELPERLSPSPDEKLWFDFRTYKVDLNQVKHVSADDIIESYNAPVLELVDGDYVLPNVSMLTVPKESIRTHKRANSSIKIKKSFTFNYALKLNKILEYTSQVMEESQQISERVERQIQDEHKRHQWFVTHLRDYNHQLKVRIQKKQLDLRRLRDSVEHFAESEEKDSQPHSLNDYYGNTYPNLIQSRNRLESMRAKKLAQLIGIFQTTDLFHVRAGFVTFNRTLLDSSSSLYDRLTLDLLNKTKLLELATDGSEASKKLTSTCLGYYTLFVTLIATSICSIPLPHELMYCGSTSTVNGTTPLYLDNIKDIELLSQAIDCFNGNIIQVIQFLKHRRTQ is encoded by the coding sequence ATGGGACAATATTTGTTGAAACGGAGGTTAAGGCATGTTAGATCCGTCAAGATAAGCAACCTCTGTGTGGGTCAGAGGAATTCCCAACAATTAATGTGGTTCCCATCTTATTTCATAGTgattgaaaatggtaaaggGCAGACGTTATACGTTAGTGAAGTACAACAGGGGTCATTGTACAGTGTTCAATTTAATGAATTGCCACCACAGGATAGCCCGTTGACGCATTTTACGCTGAGATTGGTGGCAGAGTTGCCGGAAAGGctttcaccatcaccagACGAGAAGCTTTGGTTTGATTTTAGAACTTACAAGGTGGATTTGAACCAAGTTAAACACGTTAGTGCAGATGATATCATTGAAAGCTATAACGCTCCggtattggaattggtaGATGGTGACTATGTACTACCGAACGTTTCCATGTTGACTGTCCCCAAAGAATCGATTAGAACACACAAGAGAGCAAATTCAAGCATTAAGATTAAGAAATCATTCACTTTCAACTATGCTTTAAagttgaataaaattttggaatatACTTCGCAAGTTATGGAGGAAAGTCAACAAATTTCTGAGAGGGTGGAAAGACAGATTCAAGATGAACACAAGAGGCATCAGTGGTTCGTAACTCATTTAAGGGACTACAATCACCAATTGAAAGTAAGAATCCAAAAGAAACAGCTAGATCTACGAAGACTTCGTGATTCCGTTGAACATTTTGCTGAgtctgaagaaaaagattcaCAACCACATTCGTTGAACGATTACTATGGTAATACATATCCGAACCTTATTCAGAGTAGAAACAGACTGGAAAGCATGAGAGCGAAGAAATTAGCACAGTTGATTGGAATATTTCAAACAACAGACCTTTTCCACGTACGAGCGGGATTCGTTACATTTAACAGGACACTTCtagattcatcatcttcactttACGATAGACTAACACTTGATTTATtaaacaaaacaaaactGCTGGAATTAGCCACTGATGGATCTGAAGCTAGCAAAAAATTGACTAGCACTTGTCTTGGTTATTATACTTTGTTTGTGACCTTAATAGCCACAAGCATATGCAGTATTCCATTACCACATGAACTGATGTACTGCGGAAGTACCTCTACGGTGAACGGCACAACTCCACTATATTTGGATAACATTAAAGATATAGAACTTTTAAGCCAGGCCATTGATTGTTTTAACGGTAATATAATACAAGTTATCCAGTTTTTGAAACACCGCCGGACGCAATGA
- the LST7 gene encoding Lst7p (similar to uniprot|P53237 Saccharomyces cerevisiae YGR057C LST7 Protein possibly involved in a post-Golgi secretory pathway required for the transport of nitrogen-regulated amino acid permease Gap1p from the Golgi to the cell surface): MASMLISLSHFCDKHGPRILLVTQAAINGSTGDELLVPTYPTDSYCDSCLLHFPKSSTNDIRSLKSNIGSQCFVSTQYSSIRYQLLTHIIRRSFSEETMIYDGMPLVFYDDIRGLNLVMGFKLNDENARGNERRYCIIFTIDSKDHKSSMKLLSENWNFITGGFDKMIKYICNSHRQEIERQNNVNDERSNFNLLGRTYLRGNKVKVPRNLAELTHDELLFVRLHKWNAYLLNSCMKSRVE; the protein is encoded by the coding sequence ATGGCATCCATGCTCATTTCTTTATCTCATTTCTGTGATAAACATGGGCCAAGAATCTTACTAGTGACGCAAGCTGCTATTAACGGTTCTACTGGTGATGAGTTGCTAGTTCCCACATATCCAACAGATTCGTACTGTGACTCGTGTCTACTACACTTCCCAAAATCATCTACGAATGATATAAGGTCACTAAAAAGTAATATTGGTAGCCAATGCTTTGTTTCTACCCAATACAGTTCCATAAGGTATCAACTGTTAACGCATATTATAAGAAGATCATTCTCCGAAGAGACTATGATTTACGATGGGATGCCCTTGGTATTCTACGATGATATCAGAGGTTTAAATTTAGTTATGGGGTTCAAATTGAACGATGAAAATGCTAGAGGTAATGAGAGGAGGTACTGTATAATTTTCACTATTGATTCTAAGGATCACAAGTCCTCAATGAAACTATTATCAGAGAACTGGAATTTTATTACTGGAGGTTTCGataaaatgataaaataCATTTGCAATTCACATCGACAGGAAATTGAAAGGCAGAATAATGTTAACGATGAGAGGAGTAATTTTAATTTACTAGGTAGAACTTATCTAAGAGGTAATAAAGTGAAAGTGCCGAGAAATCTGGCGGAACTTACGCATGATGAGCTTTTATTTGTTAGATTACACAAGTGGAATGCATATCTGTTGAATTCATGCATGAAAAGTCGAGTTGAATAA
- the ADE13 gene encoding adenylosuccinase ADE13 (highly similar to uniprot|Q05911 Saccharomyces cerevisiae YLR359W ADE13 Adenylosuccinate lyase catalyzes two steps in the 'de novo' purine nucleotide biosynthetic pathway) has product MSDFDKYLTPLSARYASKEMSGIFSMRNRFSTWRNLWLNLAIAEKELGLDVITDKAIAEMKEHLTITDEEIAQASAQEAIVRHDVMAHVHTFGETCPAAAGIIHLGATSCFVTDNADLIFLRDAYDVIIPKLINVIDRLSKFALNYKDVPVLGWTHFQPAQLTTLGKRVTLWIQDLLWDLRNFDRARNDIGLRGVKGTTGTQASFLALFHGNHDKVEELDQRVTELLGFETVYPVTGQTYSRKIDIDVLAPLASFAATAHKMATDIRLLANLKEVEEPFEKTQIGSSAMAYKRNPMRCERVCSLARHMGSLFNDAVQTASVQWFERTLDDSAIRRISLPSAFLTADILLSTLLNISSGMVVYPKVIERRINSELPFMATENIIMAMVEKGASRQEVHEKIRVLSHQAAAVVKEEGGDNDLIERVKNDPFFKPIHTQLATLLNPSTFVGRAPQQVEKFVGKDVKKALQPFEKHINDVDVKLNV; this is encoded by the coding sequence ATGTCTGATTTCGACAAGTACTTAACACCATTGTCAGCTCGTTATGCCTCCAAAGAGATGTCAGGAATCTTCTCCATGAGAAACAGATTCTCGACATGGAGGAACTTATGGCTTAACTTAGCCAttgctgaaaaggaattaggCCTTGATGTCATTACTGATAAAGCTATTGCTGAAATGAAGGAACATTTGACTATCACCGATGAGGAAATTGCACAGGCATCTGCTCAAGAAGCTATTGTTAGACATGATGTTATGGCTCATGTTCATACCTTTGGTGAAACTTGTCCAGCTGCCGCTGGTATCATCCATTTAGGGGCTACGTCTTGCTTCGTCACTGATAATGCCGACTTGATCTTTTTGAGAGATGCTTACGATGTTATAATCCCCAAATTGATTAATGTTATTGACAGATTATCTAAATTTGCCCTAAATTATAAGGATGTTCCAGTTCTTGGTTGGACTCATTTCCAACCAGCCCAACTGACAACTTTGGGTAAAAGAGTTACACTTTGGATTCAAGATTTACTCTGGGATTTGAGAAATTTCGACAGAGCTAGAAACGATATTGGATTACGTGGTGTTAAGGGTACTACAGGTACTCAGGCATCTTTCTTGGCCTTGTTCCACGGAAACCACGACAAAGTGGAGGAGCTAGACCAAAGGGTCACTGAACTACTGGGCTTTGAAACTGTTTACCCAGTAACAGGTCAAACTTACTCCAGAAAAATCGACATTGATGTGTTGGCTCCTCTTGCATCGTTTGCTGCCACTGCTCATAAGATGGCCACTGATATTAGATTATTGGCTAACTtgaaagaagtggaagaacCATTTGAGAAGACCCAAATTGGTTCTTCTGCTATGGCCTACAAGAGAAACCCAATGCGTTGTGAACGTGTTTGTTCATTGGCAAGACACATGGGATCTCTTTTCAACGATGCTGTACAAACTGCTTCAGTGCAATGGTTTGAAAGAACTTTAGATGATTCCGCCATTAGAAGAATCTCTCTACCAAGTGCGTTTTTAACCGCCGATATTCTTTTGTCTACTCTATTGAACATTTCTTCTGGTATGGTGGTTTACCCAAAGGttattgaaagaagaatcaaCAGTGAATTGCCATTCATGGCTACTGAAAACATTATTATGGCAATGGTAGAAAAGGGTGCATCTAGACAAGAAGTCCACGAAAAGATCAGAGTCTTGTCTCACCAAGCTGCCGCTGTCGTCAAGGAAGAAGGTGGTGACAACGACCTGATCGAACGTGTCAAGAATGACCCATTCTTTAAACCAATCCATACCCAATTGGCAACATTGTTGAACCCATCCACATTTGTCGGTAGAGCACCACAACAGGTAGAGAAATTTGTTGGTAAAGACGTTAAGAAAGCTTTacaaccttttgaaaagcaCATTAATGATGTTGACGTCAAACTAAATGTTTAA
- the RSC2 gene encoding Rsc2p (similar to uniprot|Q06488 Saccharomyces cerevisiae YLR357W RSC2 One of 15 subunits of the 'Remodel the Structure of Chromatin' (RSC) complex required for expression of mid-late sporulation-specific genes contains two essential bromodomains a bromo-adjacent homology (BAH) domain and an AT hook), with amino-acid sequence MSEADSLKELQSRIRAEYEALFTLKEENGLEIYPIFNVLPPKKEYPDYYALIRNPVSLNTLKKRVPHYTDAQSFINDVVQIPWNAKTYNTKESAIYKYAGILEAYSKEKLVPKLQEYYPEVEYPYLGPLPDEIESMKAQGITPPEIPQPPPSKLRMKTKTEDDDEVDGQDDEDYSEGGGRRSMPQLRLTLHRGMQNASQSYQGGRSQSGTPKPLYGRHQQQRTHMRRGRPPVIDLPYVQRIKNVIKMLKKEIDDDNEPLTLPFERLPDELREPRYYTVISNPVCLEDIRKRVKTRKYKDFQTFQNDFQLMLTNYRLYNRTEPQALKKAAMLEKKYNALVRHELSKPDRDYMPEGELRYPMDEVEVNGNTYRIGDWVLLENPNDATKPTVAQIFRLWSTSDGRRWLNACWYLRPEQTVHRVDRLFYKNEVVKSGQYRDHLVEELVGKCYVVHFTRYQRGDPDVKLEGPLFVCEFRYNEADKIFNKIRTWKACLPEEIRDQDENTIPVNGRKFLKYPSPLKNLLPPNATYDDPMPQPTEGAVNAPPLIGGVYLGPKLERDDLGEYSSSDDCPRYIVRPGDPPEEGRIDFETGTIITNTQTATALPKTGQTSQRLASLKQSKSISGLNSLRNGVYTPPLGGATPGSVNADVIGSPSPNLITPTGLVPGQQLTVQGLKQHQLNKQQLQFQQQQQHKRSQASGYNLTTVVNNLAAQASRNSLGHISVDSPSAYVLPVSITKNVDVLQRTDYASQVRRLGKEQVPRKKRNKGEVLWFKGPSVAIEERLLNSGDERLQPSLNRWFSKNINKRPKLDLDYEVVEEPADEMDATAQSQDAHHNGVDQQGNGFVEDEDNYSFSEDDSDEENETQTLPDSYPLGLRPSAKFMAFKLASRDKLSAESD; translated from the coding sequence ATGTCTGAAGCAGACAGTCTTAAAGAACTGCAGTCAAGAATACGGGCTGAGTATGAAGCGCTGTTTACGTTAAAGGAAGAAAACGGATTGGAAATTTATCCTATATTTAACGTTTTACCCCCAAAGAAGGAATATCCCGATTATTACGCTTTGATCAGAAATCCGGTTTCATTGAACactttgaagaaaagagttcCCCACTATACGGATGCTCAGAGTTTCATCAACGATGTGGTGCAGATCCCATGGAATGCCAAGACTTATAATACCAAAGAATCTGCGATTTACAAATATGCAGGAATTTTAGAGGCGTATTCAAAGGAAAAGTTGGTGCCAAAACTACAAGAATACTATCCCGAGGTGGAGTATCCATATTTGGGCCCTCTACCAGATGAAATCGAGAGTATGAAAGCTCAAGGTATTACGCCGCCAGAAATACCACAACCGCCTCCAAGTAAACTCAGAATGAAGACTAAaacagaagatgatgacgaagTTGACGGTCAGGACGACGAAGATTATTCTGAGGGCGGTGGCAGAAGATCAATGCCACAACTAAGGTTAACGTTGCATAGAGGAATGCAAAATGCATCGCAGTCTTATCAAGGTGGTAGATCTCAGTCTGGCACTCCTAAACCTCTGTACGGTCGTCACCAACAGCAGAGAACTCATATGAGAAGAGGTAGACCACCAGTTATCGATCTACCGTATGTGCAAAGGATTAAAAATGTAATTaaaatgttgaagaaggaaattgatgatgataatgaacCTTTAACCTTACCGTTTGAAAGATTACCAGATGAGTTAAGAGAACCAAGATACTACACGGTTATTTCAAACCCAGTTTGCCTCGAAGATATTAGAAAGAGGGTGAAAACTCGCAAATACAAGGATTTTCAAACGTTCCAAAATGATTTCCAATTAATGCTAACGAATTATAGACTGTACAATCGTACTGAACCGCaagctttgaaaaaagCCGCTATGTTGGAAAAGAAGTATAATGCTCTAGTACGTCACGAACTGTCGAAGCCAGATCGAGATTACATGCCAGAGGGTGAATTGAGATATCCAATGGATGAAGTCGAGGTTAACGGTAATACTTATCGAATTGGTGATTGGGTACTCTTAGAAAATCCGAACGATGCTACAAAACCTACAGTGGCGCAAATCTTTAGACTTTGGAGTACTAGTGATGGCAGAAGATGGTTGAACGCTTGTTGGTATTTGAGGCCGGAACAAACCGTTCATAGGGTGGATAGACTATTTTACAAGAACGAGGTAGTTAAATCGGGTCAGTACAGAGATCATCTAGTGGAAGAACTTGTTGGTAAATGTTATGTGGTTCATTTTACAAGATATCAAAGAGGAGATCCAGATGTTAAACTAGAAGGTCCCCTCTTTGTATGTGAGTTCAGATACAACGAAGCTgataaaatcttcaatAAAATTAGAACCTGGAAGGCCTGTCTACCTGAGGAGATTCGTGATCAGGATGAAAATACAATCCCTGTTAACGgaagaaaatttttgaaatatcCATCgccattgaagaatttactGCCACCAAATGCTACCTACGACGATCCAATGCCACAACCTACCGAAGGTGCGGTCAATGCGCCACCTTTAATCGGTGGTGTTTATCTGGGACCCAAATTGGAACGTGATGATCTTGGTGAATATTCTTCGTCTGATGACTGTCCTCGCTATATCGTGAGACCCGGCGATCCACCTGAAGAAGGTAGAATCGATTTCGAGACTGGTACTATTATCACGAATACTCAAACCGCTACAGCATTGCCAAAAACGGGCCAAACAAGTCAAAGATTGGCATCTTTGAAGCAGAGCAAATCGATATCAGGTCTGAACTCTTTGAGAAATGGGGTATACACTCCACCTTTGGGTGGTGCTACTCCAGGTTCTGTCAATGCTGATGTTATCGGTTCACCAAGTCCCAACTTAATTACTCCTACTGGCTTGGTCCCTGGTCAACAACTTACAGTCCAAGGTCTTAAACAACACCAGTTGAACAAACAACAATTACAATTccaacagcaacaacaacataAGAGATCGCAAGCTTCAGGTTATAATCTAACCACTGTTGTGAACAACTTGGCAGCACAGGCCTCAAGAAACAGTTTAGGTCACATATCTGTGGATTCCCCCAGCGCATACGTGCTTCCCGTGTCGATAACGAAAAACGTAGATGTATTGCAACGTACTGATTACGCTAGCCAAGTGAGAAGACTGGGTAAAGAACAAGTTCCTCGTAAGAAACGTAACAAAGGTGAAGTTTTATGGTTTAAGGGACCAAGCGTTGCCATTGAAGAGCGTTTGTTAAACTCTGGTGATGAAAGGCTTCAGCCTTCATTAAATAGATGGTTTTCTAAGAACATCAACAAGAGACCTAAGCTGGATTTGGACTATGAAGTAGTCGAAGAACCGGCTGATGAAATGGATGCCACCGCACAGAGTCAAGACGCTCACCATAATGGTGTTGACCAACAAGGAAATGGCTTTGTggaggatgaagataacTACAGCTTTAGTGAGGACGATAGTGATGAAGAGAATGAAACACAAACTTTACCAGATTCTTATCCACTTGGTCTGCGACCTTCAGCAAAGTTTATGGCCTTTAAGCTGGCATCGCGTGACAAGCTCTCAGCGGAGTcagattga
- a CDS encoding uncharacterized protein (weakly similar to uniprot|P53685 Saccharomyces cerevisiae YOL068C HST1), with the protein MSDESSQDDELIDDPQLKSFHTYLKQCRKILCVVGAGLSQSSGIPTYQLQRGTWKGYTSIDLATPEAFQTNPGLVWLFYSNRRYIAMKARPNEGHFALAELAKRMKERRREAFVVTQNVDGLHQRAGQEDADLCELHGSLFQLRCTSFFCTYKGKNTKDLFLTPTLREFTPRDVGVKRRLRDQLPTLGKRRKKSSTPIQKKEYVENEDSVSSSDFDPLPEIKEENLPHCPVCHEGLLRPGIVWFGEPLPLMDMVKVDEFFAPQEEGANDHIDLVLVIGTSGKVWPAMGYVERCKQNGGRVAIFNTHIEDKDKVRKDRTVWGFEGEASEWLPRALEPFIGKQFKRS; encoded by the coding sequence ATGTCAGATGAAAGCTctcaagatgatgaattgattgatgatcctcaattgaaatcatttCATACTTATCTAAAACAATGTCGTAAGATTTTATGTGTTGTAGGTGCAGGTCTGTCACAATCATCGGGAATCCCCACATATCAATTGCAGAGAGGTACTTGGAAGGGTTATACGTCAATTGATTTAGCAACACCTGAAGCATTTCAAACAAATCCAGGTTTAGTCTGGTTATTTTATTCCAATAGAAGGTATATCGCTATGAAAGCTAGACCAAATGAAGGACATTTTGCACTGGCGGAGTTAGCTAAAAGGATGAAAGAGAGACGCAGAGAAGCCTTTGTTGTAACACAAAATGTGGATGGATTACATCAGAGAGCAGGTCAAGAGGATGCAGACCTTTGTGAATTACATGGTAGCCTTTTCCAACTCCGATGTAcctctttcttttgtaCTTATAAGGGTAAGAATACTAAGGATTTATTCTTAACACCCACTCTAAGGGAATTCACTCCAAGAGATGTTGGCGTTAAAAGACGATTGAGAGATCAATTACCCACACTAGGTAAGCGTCGAAAGAAATCAAGTACACCGatacaaaaaaaagaatacGTGGAAAATGAAGACAGTGTAAGTTCATCAGATTTTGATCCCTTACCAGagattaaagaagaaaatttaccACATTGCCCCGTGTGCCACGAAGGATTGTTGAGACCAGGTATTGTTTGGTTTGGTGAGCCTTTGCCGCTAATGGATATGGTCAAAGTGGACGAATTTTTTGCGCCACAAGAGGAGGGCGCTAATGATCATATCGATTTAGTTCTTGTGATTGGAACAAGCGGTAAAGTTTGGCCAGCAATGGGTTACGTAGAAAGATGTAAACAAAATGGTGGACGTGTTGCAATTTTTAATACACATATTGAGGATAAGGATAAGGTGCGAAAAGACAGAACGGTCTGGGGATTCGAAGGTGAAGCGTCAGAATGGTTACCAAGGGCATTGGAACCATTCATAGGTAAACAATTCAAAAGATCGTAA